In Flavivirga abyssicola, the following are encoded in one genomic region:
- a CDS encoding rod shape-determining protein MreD translates to MNNLLSVNSVRFIVLVLIQVLIFNNINFWGYINPYPYILFIAFFPVKSNRVMIILSGFLLGLIVDMFLDSGGIHAAACVFIAYVRPVILKFSFGTMYEHHNMKFGAVEFGSKMTYITLLVGLHHIILFSLEIFSLPKIILVLQKTLFSGIFTILLSTIITIIFSRKSK, encoded by the coding sequence ATGAATAATTTACTTTCTGTAAATAGCGTCCGTTTTATTGTATTAGTATTAATACAGGTTTTAATATTTAATAATATTAATTTCTGGGGATACATAAATCCTTATCCATACATTTTATTCATTGCTTTTTTTCCAGTAAAAAGCAACCGTGTTATGATAATCCTATCTGGTTTCTTATTAGGATTAATTGTTGATATGTTTTTGGACTCTGGGGGTATTCATGCAGCTGCTTGTGTATTTATCGCTTATGTAAGACCCGTTATATTGAAGTTTTCTTTTGGAACCATGTACGAACACCATAATATGAAATTTGGAGCCGTAGAATTTGGCTCTAAAATGACTTATATCACATTGCTTGTAGGTCTACATCATATTATTTTGTTTTCATTGGAAATATTTAGCCTGCCAAAAATAATTTTAGTACTTCAAAAAACGTTATTCTCAGGTATATTCACTATTTTATTAAGCACTATAATAACTATTATTTTTAGTAGAAAATCTAAATGA
- the nadE gene encoding NAD(+) synthase gives MQTEKVVDYIVNWLKDYATNAGVNGFVIGISGGIDSAVTSTLCAKTGLNVLCIEMPIHQAESHVTRAQEHITQLKNRFDNVSDTRTNLTPVFEAFKTEVFFDGDQATIDMALANTRARLRMTTLYYYAGLYKLLVAGTGNKVEDFGVGFYTKYGDGGVDLSPIADLVKSEVYKIGSYLQVPESIIQAAPSDGLFGDARSDEDQIGASYPELEWAMKMDDEGKNANDFSGRELDVFKIYKRFNTANKHKMIPIPICNIPNYLM, from the coding sequence ATGCAAACAGAAAAAGTTGTAGATTATATAGTTAACTGGTTAAAAGATTACGCAACAAATGCAGGTGTTAATGGTTTTGTAATAGGTATTTCGGGCGGTATAGATTCTGCCGTAACCTCAACCTTATGCGCAAAAACAGGCCTTAACGTGCTATGCATTGAAATGCCTATTCATCAAGCTGAAAGTCATGTAACTAGAGCACAAGAACATATAACACAACTAAAAAATCGATTTGATAATGTAAGTGATACGCGTACTAATTTAACCCCCGTTTTTGAAGCATTTAAAACTGAAGTGTTTTTTGATGGGGATCAAGCGACAATAGATATGGCTCTGGCTAATACTAGAGCACGATTACGAATGACAACACTTTACTATTACGCAGGACTTTATAAATTATTAGTGGCTGGTACAGGAAATAAAGTAGAAGACTTTGGTGTTGGTTTTTACACTAAATATGGTGATGGCGGTGTTGATTTAAGTCCAATCGCTGATTTGGTAAAATCTGAAGTCTATAAAATAGGAAGCTATCTACAAGTACCTGAGTCTATTATACAAGCGGCACCTAGCGATGGCTTATTTGGTGATGCCAGAAGCGATGAAGACCAAATAGGCGCGTCTTATCCAGAGCTAGAATGGGCAATGAAAATGGACGATGAAGGCAAAAATGCAAATGACTTTTCTGGCAGAGAATTAGATGTTTTTAAAATCTACAAACGTTTCAATACAGCAAATAAACATAAGATGATTCCTATACCTATCTGCAACATTCCCAACTATTTAATGTAG
- a CDS encoding response regulator, which produces MIKLLIADNHPITRKGLEVLFSASPNIKIVGSVEDGEAILEFIKKNPVDIILTEADFPKLNGLTVLRYLKNDYPDIKTIIFSGQPEEVYAINAIKAGASGYLNKSVNVISINEAILKVHDGGIHLSNELTQQLAFGNRVNKSGTFYKKLSTREAEVLKLLTVGRKNKEISKELDINEKTVSTYKARLMRKLKVTNLVDLVNQAKLSEQLL; this is translated from the coding sequence ATGATAAAATTATTAATAGCAGACAACCACCCGATCACAAGAAAGGGGCTTGAGGTTCTGTTTTCTGCATCTCCCAACATTAAAATTGTAGGAAGCGTTGAAGATGGCGAGGCCATCTTGGAATTTATTAAAAAAAACCCTGTAGACATTATTTTAACCGAAGCAGATTTCCCAAAGCTAAATGGGTTAACTGTTTTACGTTATTTAAAGAACGACTATCCGGACATTAAAACCATAATTTTTAGTGGTCAACCGGAAGAAGTTTATGCCATAAACGCCATCAAAGCTGGTGCTTCTGGATATTTAAATAAATCTGTAAATGTTATCAGTATTAACGAGGCGATATTAAAAGTACACGATGGAGGGATTCATTTAAGTAACGAATTAACTCAACAATTAGCATTTGGAAATAGAGTTAATAAAAGTGGTACTTTTTACAAAAAACTCTCTACTAGAGAAGCCGAAGTGTTAAAACTTTTAACTGTAGGTAGAAAAAACAAAGAAATTTCCAAAGAGTTGGACATTAACGAAAAAACGGTTAGTACTTACAAAGCAAGATTAATGCGTAAGTTAAAAGTTACTAACTTAGTTGATTTGGTTAATCAAGCCAAACTAAGTGAGCAATTACTATAG
- the mrdA gene encoding penicillin-binding protein 2: MRQLLLFASIIFVGLLFLSRLFYLQIYTSNEYDLFDDNAIRKVYDYPKRGFIYDRNGKLLVANQPSYDVMVIPREVEPLDTLEFCSLLKIDKEQFIKTYNKARRYSPRLASVFLSHLSKEDYAALQEKMRKFKGFYIQKRSLRHYQTTIGANVLGDIGEVNTSDLKRDLYYRMGDLKGKQGVEASYEKILRGVKGIKFIQKDRFNRNIGPYKTGKFDTIPEQGKDITITIDSKLQEYGELLMQNKRGGVIAIEPSSGEILAMVAAPTYDPNILVGRERSKNFTKLIRDSIAKPLFNRSIQGVYEPGSPFKLMNALIGLQEGVITPNETVTCYAGYKYGNRFMKCHCYIGKRNNMVSGIQESCNAYFATTYRKILDKDGNASTGIDTWSKHAKSFGLGNFLNNDLFVGQKGRIPNRAYYKHVYPKTFYSTYTISNAIGQGEVATTPIQLANMVAAIANRGYYYTPHIIKSIEDKTLPENFTKAKYTTVDKAHFEPVIEGMLQVYKKGTAASLQVKDIEICGKTGTVENFAIIDSLKTQLTDHSIFVAFAPKNDPKIAIAVFVENGYWGSRFAGKIASLMIEKHVKGEITRKDLEEWILRHSLEDEYAKPYSGEPFKINKQTRLQLVDDSEYKQLKRRLRKIQNP; the protein is encoded by the coding sequence ATGAGACAGCTTTTACTTTTCGCTTCTATAATATTTGTTGGTCTTTTATTTCTATCCAGACTCTTTTACCTTCAAATATATACTTCAAATGAGTACGATTTATTTGATGATAATGCTATTAGAAAAGTATATGATTATCCAAAACGAGGGTTTATTTACGATAGAAACGGTAAACTTTTAGTCGCAAATCAACCTTCTTACGACGTTATGGTAATTCCTCGTGAAGTAGAACCATTAGACACGCTTGAGTTTTGTTCATTATTAAAAATTGATAAGGAGCAATTTATAAAAACATACAACAAAGCCAGACGTTATTCCCCTAGATTAGCATCCGTTTTTCTATCACATCTATCTAAAGAAGACTATGCTGCCTTGCAAGAAAAAATGCGAAAGTTTAAAGGGTTTTATATTCAAAAAAGATCGCTCAGACATTATCAAACAACTATTGGTGCTAATGTTTTAGGAGACATAGGAGAAGTCAACACCAGTGACCTTAAAAGGGATCTCTATTATAGAATGGGAGATTTAAAAGGAAAACAAGGTGTTGAGGCTTCTTATGAAAAAATACTCCGAGGTGTAAAAGGTATCAAGTTTATTCAAAAAGACAGATTTAATAGAAATATCGGCCCCTATAAAACAGGTAAGTTTGATACCATTCCAGAGCAAGGAAAAGACATTACCATTACTATAGATTCTAAACTGCAAGAGTATGGCGAACTACTTATGCAAAACAAACGTGGTGGTGTTATTGCTATTGAACCATCTTCAGGAGAAATATTAGCCATGGTCGCAGCACCAACATATGATCCTAATATCTTGGTTGGAAGAGAACGATCTAAAAATTTCACTAAACTTATTAGAGACTCTATAGCAAAACCATTATTTAATAGAAGTATCCAAGGGGTTTATGAGCCTGGTTCGCCTTTTAAATTAATGAATGCCTTAATTGGTTTACAAGAAGGGGTTATAACACCAAATGAAACAGTTACCTGTTATGCCGGCTATAAATATGGTAACCGTTTTATGAAATGTCACTGTTATATTGGTAAACGTAATAATATGGTTTCTGGCATACAAGAATCTTGTAATGCCTATTTTGCGACGACCTATAGAAAAATTTTAGACAAAGATGGTAATGCTTCTACTGGCATTGATACCTGGAGCAAACATGCTAAAAGCTTTGGATTAGGAAATTTTTTAAACAACGATTTATTTGTTGGGCAAAAGGGTAGAATTCCTAATAGAGCTTATTACAAACACGTATATCCTAAAACTTTTTATTCTACTTATACCATATCCAATGCTATTGGGCAAGGGGAGGTAGCCACAACGCCCATCCAATTAGCCAATATGGTGGCAGCCATAGCCAATAGAGGTTATTACTACACACCTCATATAATTAAGTCTATTGAGGACAAAACACTTCCCGAAAATTTTACAAAAGCGAAGTATACCACTGTTGATAAAGCACATTTTGAACCTGTAATTGAAGGTATGTTGCAAGTTTATAAGAAAGGAACTGCGGCGTCATTACAAGTAAAAGATATCGAAATTTGTGGTAAAACGGGTACTGTAGAAAATTTTGCTATTATAGATAGTTTAAAAACACAACTTACAGATCATTCTATTTTCGTTGCTTTTGCTCCTAAAAATGACCCTAAAATAGCGATTGCTGTTTTTGTTGAAAATGGTTATTGGGGAAGTCGTTTTGCTGGAAAAATAGCTAGTTTAATGATAGAAAAACATGTTAAAGGGGAGATTACCAGAAAAGACTTAGAGGAATGGATTTTAAGACATAGTTTGGAAGATGAATATGCGAAACCCTATTCTGGAGAACCTTTTAAAATAAATAAACAGACCAGATTACAGCTTGTTGACGATTCCGAATACAAACAACTTAAACGGCGATTAAGAAAAATACAAAACCCATAA
- the rodA gene encoding rod shape-determining protein RodA: MVRETNKYFKFDWTTIILFFLLVGFGWLNILSASHTGGDIDYFDLSHSYGKQLVFIFLTFVLIILLLGIDAKFYERFSSIIYLVSMLSLIGLFIFGKNVNGATSWYAIGGMTLQPSEFAKTATALAVAKHISDLNTNINSFKDQIQTFIIIIIPAILVLLQNDTGSTIVYGAFFFVLYREGLPKYYLSIGISVIILSVLALKFGALTASIISSILILGYHFKNRKKFSLFQALFALLLSVGLSFGVKFFYQNVIPPHQQDRISLWLRLEKDPVKLQQMKKTFAYNLNESEKAISSGGFTGKGFMEGTRTTGKFVPEQHTDYIFSTVGEEWGFLGCSFVVVLFVLLLLRILHLAELQKSQFSRVYGYGVASIIFIHFLINIGMVMGLIPTIGIPLPLFSYGGSGLWAFTILIFIFIKLDSNRINEW; the protein is encoded by the coding sequence ATGGTTAGGGAAACTAACAAATATTTTAAATTTGACTGGACTACTATTATCCTTTTTTTCCTGCTAGTCGGGTTTGGTTGGTTAAATATATTATCAGCTTCTCACACAGGAGGCGATATTGATTATTTTGATTTATCTCATTCTTATGGAAAACAACTCGTATTTATTTTTTTAACATTCGTTTTAATAATCCTTTTGCTAGGTATTGATGCAAAGTTCTATGAACGCTTTTCCAGCATTATTTACTTAGTTTCCATGCTATCCCTTATCGGCCTTTTTATCTTCGGAAAAAATGTAAACGGTGCAACATCATGGTATGCTATTGGGGGGATGACCTTACAACCCAGTGAATTTGCAAAAACGGCAACTGCGCTTGCTGTAGCCAAACATATTAGTGATCTAAACACAAATATTAATAGCTTTAAAGACCAAATACAAACCTTTATAATTATCATCATACCTGCTATTTTAGTCTTATTACAGAATGACACAGGAAGTACGATTGTTTACGGAGCATTCTTTTTCGTATTGTATAGAGAAGGATTACCAAAATATTACCTCTCTATAGGTATATCGGTCATTATATTATCAGTCTTAGCATTGAAATTTGGGGCGTTAACTGCTTCAATAATTAGCTCAATTCTAATTTTAGGTTATCATTTTAAAAACAGGAAAAAGTTTTCGTTATTTCAGGCTTTATTCGCCTTACTTCTCTCCGTAGGGTTGTCTTTTGGAGTAAAATTCTTTTATCAAAATGTGATACCGCCTCATCAACAGGATAGAATAAGTCTATGGCTACGCCTGGAAAAAGATCCTGTTAAATTACAACAGATGAAAAAAACCTTTGCCTACAATCTAAACGAATCTGAAAAGGCAATTAGCTCAGGAGGTTTTACAGGGAAGGGGTTTATGGAAGGAACCAGAACAACTGGAAAGTTCGTACCAGAACAACACACTGATTATATTTTTAGCACCGTTGGGGAAGAATGGGGATTCTTAGGCTGCTCATTTGTAGTTGTTTTATTTGTTTTACTCTTGTTACGAATTCTACATTTAGCTGAATTACAAAAATCGCAATTTAGTCGAGTATATGGTTATGGTGTTGCTTCTATTATATTTATTCATTTCCTAATCAATATAGGCATGGTAATGGGGCTAATTCCTACCATAGGCATTCCTTTACCTCTATTTAGCTATGGTGGATCAGGACTTTGGGCATTTACAATTCTAATTTTTATATTTATTAAATTAGATTCTAATAGAATTAATGAATGGTAG
- the def gene encoding peptide deformylase, producing the protein MKKLILEIFILSCIMGCSSTKNMEVNSFSSDEIKRINSADSLTPMRVFKINNKKDSLLLRTKSSYIKPDPNNKALQLFIKRLHTTVIDSMSMGVGIAAPQVGILKNIIWVQRFDKENFPFEVYLNPKIIKYSEDKQTVKEGCLSIPNRTETLNSRAQSITIEYDTMKEEHKTETIKSFTSVIFQHEIDHLSGILYLDHLDKEIRDAKKPKTN; encoded by the coding sequence ATGAAAAAATTAATTCTTGAAATTTTTATTCTTTCATGTATTATGGGATGCTCTAGTACCAAAAACATGGAAGTGAATTCTTTTTCTTCTGATGAAATTAAACGTATTAATAGTGCTGATAGTTTAACCCCTATGCGGGTTTTTAAAATAAATAATAAAAAAGATTCTCTTTTACTAAGAACCAAAAGCAGCTACATAAAACCTGACCCAAACAATAAAGCATTACAACTTTTTATAAAAAGACTACATACCACAGTTATAGATAGTATGTCTATGGGCGTTGGTATTGCAGCTCCTCAAGTTGGTATTTTAAAAAATATTATTTGGGTACAACGTTTTGACAAAGAAAATTTTCCTTTTGAAGTATATCTAAATCCAAAGATTATTAAATACTCTGAAGACAAACAAACGGTTAAAGAAGGTTGTTTATCAATTCCTAACCGTACAGAAACATTAAATAGTAGAGCCCAATCAATAACTATTGAATACGATACTATGAAAGAAGAACATAAAACCGAAACCATTAAAAGTTTTACATCAGTTATTTTTCAGCACGAAATAGATCATTTAAGTGGTATCTTGTATTTAGATCATCTCGATAAAGAAATCCGTGATGCTAAAAAACCCAAAACAAACTAA
- the mreC gene encoding rod shape-determining protein MreC: MQQIINFIIRNKNFLLFLLLFSFSILFTIQSHSYHKSKFINSANFLTGGIYNSANNISAYLSLKSQNKLLSEENKRLKSLLYNLKNVTEENIPDSLKKPYYFSNAQVIKNNYSATDNVLLINKGANDSIKQDFGVITTQGIVGIIDKTSGNYATVISILNTTSSISAQLKKDNHFGTLEWDAKNPAFIQLTDIPKIANVMVGDTIVTSGRSSIFPKDINIGIVENYKLDAAENYYEINVKLFNDMTNLEHVYIIENINKPEITDLLNE; the protein is encoded by the coding sequence ATGCAGCAGATTATTAATTTCATAATAAGAAACAAAAACTTTCTGTTGTTCTTATTGTTGTTCTCTTTTTCAATCTTATTTACCATTCAATCGCATTCCTATCACAAAAGTAAGTTTATTAATTCGGCTAACTTTCTAACCGGGGGCATCTACAATTCTGCAAATAATATTAGTGCGTATTTAAGTCTAAAGTCGCAAAACAAACTTTTATCAGAAGAAAACAAGCGTCTAAAATCACTTTTGTATAATTTAAAAAATGTTACAGAAGAGAACATACCGGACAGCCTTAAAAAGCCCTACTATTTTTCCAATGCTCAGGTTATTAAAAATAATTATTCTGCAACAGATAATGTGCTTCTAATTAATAAAGGTGCAAATGATAGCATAAAACAGGATTTTGGTGTTATTACAACTCAAGGAATTGTAGGTATTATTGATAAAACAAGCGGTAATTATGCTACCGTAATATCTATTTTAAACACAACCAGTTCAATAAGTGCGCAGCTTAAAAAAGATAACCACTTTGGAACTTTAGAATGGGATGCTAAAAACCCAGCATTTATTCAACTTACAGATATTCCAAAAATAGCTAATGTTATGGTTGGAGACACCATTGTGACTTCCGGGCGTTCTTCTATCTTTCCCAAAGACATAAATATAGGCATTGTCGAAAACTACAAACTTGATGCTGCCGAAAATTATTATGAGATTAATGTGAAACTTTTTAATGACATGACCAATCTGGAACATGTTTATATCATAGAGAATATTAATAAACCTGAGATCACAGATTTACTAAATGAATAA
- the gldB gene encoding gliding motility lipoprotein GldB, protein MKNLLLCLIIIVVVISCKNDNVLENEIASINTDIEVERFDLLFANTTQESLPKLKKAYPFMFSEKYKDSFWIARIKDTLQVALFNAVKKEFQNFEQTELEIESLFNHLKYYFPEFTPPRVITTTSNVDYRNRVIITDTIAILALDTYLGGEHEFYSSIPKYISENLKKEQIVVDLAEEYAKKYIYQGENKTLLDEMIYFGKLLYFKDAVIPFKTDAERIGYSQEQLDWAIANESYIWRYFVERELLFSTDSKLLGRFINPAPFSKFYLEEIDTDSPGRLGQYTGWQIVRAYMAQNKLSLKDMLITSPEDIFNNSKFKPRK, encoded by the coding sequence ATGAAGAATTTATTATTGTGCTTAATAATAATAGTTGTAGTTATTTCTTGTAAAAACGATAATGTTTTAGAAAATGAAATAGCTAGTATAAATACAGATATTGAAGTAGAACGTTTTGATTTATTATTTGCAAACACCACTCAGGAAAGTTTGCCAAAACTAAAGAAGGCATATCCTTTTATGTTTTCAGAAAAATATAAAGATTCGTTTTGGATTGCTAGAATAAAGGATACATTACAAGTAGCATTATTTAATGCTGTTAAAAAAGAATTTCAAAATTTTGAACAAACGGAGCTGGAAATAGAATCTTTATTTAATCATTTAAAGTATTATTTTCCAGAATTTACTCCACCAAGAGTTATTACCACAACAAGTAACGTAGATTATAGGAATAGAGTTATAATTACAGATACCATAGCTATATTGGCTTTGGACACATATTTAGGAGGCGAACATGAATTTTATAGTAGCATTCCGAAGTATATAAGTGAAAATTTAAAGAAGGAGCAAATTGTGGTTGATTTGGCAGAGGAATATGCAAAAAAATACATCTATCAAGGTGAAAATAAGACCTTGCTGGATGAAATGATATATTTTGGAAAATTGCTTTATTTTAAAGATGCTGTAATTCCTTTTAAAACAGATGCCGAACGTATTGGGTATTCACAGGAACAGCTAGATTGGGCCATTGCTAACGAGAGTTATATTTGGCGCTACTTTGTAGAACGTGAGTTGTTATTTAGCACGGATTCTAAACTACTAGGTAGATTTATAAACCCTGCACCGTTTTCTAAATTTTATTTAGAAGAAATTGATACCGATTCTCCAGGGCGATTGGGTCAATATACAGGTTGGCAAATTGTAAGAGCTTATATGGCACAAAATAAACTATCGTTAAAAGATATGCTAATTACTAGTCCTGAAGATATTTTTAATAATTCAAAATTTAAACCACGCAAATAA
- the gldC gene encoding gliding motility protein GldC — translation MSEKMTSKIELNVELDANRVPEKLYWTAQDGGITNEEAKAMMLAVWDSKVQETLRIDLWTKDMPVDEMKVFFHQTLVAMSDTFNRATQDEKMTATMKDFCDYFAEKLELNKS, via the coding sequence ATGTCTGAAAAAATGACTTCTAAAATAGAATTGAATGTAGAGCTTGATGCTAACAGAGTACCCGAAAAATTATATTGGACTGCACAAGATGGAGGCATAACAAATGAAGAAGCAAAAGCCATGATGCTTGCTGTTTGGGATTCTAAAGTACAGGAAACGCTCCGAATTGATTTATGGACAAAAGATATGCCTGTAGATGAAATGAAAGTGTTTTTTCATCAAACATTAGTTGCTATGAGTGATACGTTTAATAGAGCGACTCAAGATGAAAAAATGACCGCTACCATGAAGGATTTTTGCGATTATTTTGCTGAAAAGTTAGAGTTGAATAAGTCTTAA